GCAAATTTGTTAGTAggaattattttaagaattgGCTTTCTGGATGTTTTCAAAAATAAGGAGCCTGACAAgcataaaaatttgtttaatgaatGAACATTTATGCAGCTAGATGCTTTAAACTTTGGCTAATTTTCTCCAAAGATGAATATTGGGATTTCTCAGCCCCTTGTGACAGGTGGGACAGCTTACAAGTCTGTTGAACTACTAATTGGACTCATTGAAATACATTTTAATTGGACCATATTCCCACTATGAAAAATCCTACCAACTTAAATTTACAGCTAAATGCACAACAAAGATGCaacatatttagaaaaaaatattaaagatatGGAGATAATCAAgggtttataatttatcactCACAACCTCACCAACTTACtgtaaataagattttaaaagcCACCCCCACTAGTTTTGCAAAATGAAGGCTAGGCAAATGAGCATTTTCTAGAAGCCAATTCAGGTTTACCAAAATGACCTCAAagcttttttattaatctgaCGTCATTTTACCTAAAAGGAAATTTTACATTGAATACAAGCAATAACCATAATGCAATACACATATAACCTTTTATTGCAGGACGCACTTGTACCCATATTTTACCTCAACCCAATGTTGGCAATCCATGAAAACAAGCAAGGATTTCATTGGCATGGAAGCCAACAAATAATCATTGCAGCATAATGGACACCATTCCAACTTCCAAGCTCTCTCTTTCATGCCAAATCATATCATCGGCAATCATTATTTTCCTCTTATCATTAAATATAGCAGTGAGAAGTGAAAACTTATGTCTATATTGTTTTGCATATTACCCAACTTATCAGATTTCATTACGTAAaggtattaaaaatatataagggGAATTTCCGGCCAGGTGTTTGCGCTTGGCGTAAATACACTAGGTCCTAAAAGATGGGATTTGCAAGAATGAAGTCCTTTCTGTGACTACAAGGTTGTTTCTATCAGTACAAAATGGACAATTTGTCGTTATATAAGATATTGCTATTTCAAGCAGGAACTAGCTGCCACAAATCAAACCTTTGGAGACCGGTTACAAGTCATTAGAAAGATAGATATGCACATGAAAGTGCATGCCACACAGGAAATATACGAACGGAGAAATCAACGTGCCCTTCATGGCTTGAGATTCCCTAATGCATTCTCAAATTGGAATGACAAAACTATTCATATGTAATTTGGATAGCATATAAATTGCAGACAAGAAAACAGAAATAGCAGCTAAATAACACagcattttttttcacaaaaggAAGAGACATTTTATATGCGACTTCTGTTGTAAAAAACGCATGTACCTTTGATTTTTCAAGGGGGTTCCCGTTGCTTTTGCCTCTTTACTCTGCAAATTCCGGCAGACTTTAATCAgcatagaaattaaaaatttatagaacCATAAGAATGGCAAAACAGAGGATAACAATTACTCTAGGAGTGCTATATGAAATACAAAGTATCTTTgttcataaaatataaaaatctataACATAGGAATCTTACCGCTAACCGCTCCTTATACTCTGCCAACAGAATAAGATCCTTCATAGGCACCTTCTGAGGATCAATTTCATCCTCTGGCGTTTGAAGCAATTCCTTATTCACTACAATAGAAAGAATATTGAATCCGaatttaaataagaatcaTTTTATCACATAATATATGTCATCAGAATTGTCAATTACCAATCCTTCTCTTCCGACGAGTTGAATGAGAGAACTTCTTTGGAGGATTTTTGTCTGTATCTGATGCTTCATTGGCTTTTTTACGCTTTCGAACCGTCTTTCCATTTTCAGACACGGTTTCCTTCGACTTTCTTGGTGCTCTTTTCTTCTCAGACGTCTTTTCTGCACTATTTCCGCCAACATCaccttcatcttcatctacAGCATTACTTGGAGGTTCAGCACTGAAGCTTCCATCATTACGGGCCTCATTGTCAGGCTCATCAACAAGTTCGGGAACAACTACTCCCTTTCTCAACTGTCTTAATAATTTACCAACTTCAGTCTCCTTACCAGCCTGTGAAGATTCAATCAACCTCTGAGAAAGACTTAGCACAGTTGATGCTTTTGTTTCCTTACCCATAGCACTCTGAGAAAgtcagaaaaattaaattaaattaaaaaatggggGATTACGGCAGGTCTACATGATTCAGCAatgcaattaataaatgaaagaaccAAACtcagaaaaaacaaaatctacaGGAGCAAATACCTGGCTTTCAGTTGTTGCTGGAAAATCTTCATGTTGCATGTCCCCAGAAGCGGCAGCATCTGTGAAAGATGTTTCTGCAAAATTTGTCAGTTCTTCATTCACTGGGAACTCAGAGGAAGTAGGATCTGGGGGAGTAGTACCATCCAAGTCTATAGATGAGTAATCAAAACAATCCTCAGGTACAGAGGCAGGAATTGAACCCTCAGACATGAACTGAGATCCAGAAGAAACAAACTGAGCATTTGGCGAATGCATAACAGATTCAACAGCATCAGGATGAGGCACACTACTAATATTAAACTTCTCGCTCTCGGTTCGCACCTGCGGCCTGGGTTTGTATTTTGCGGCACGTTGTCCTAAATGAAACTGATTTAATGAAACCTTGAAATACAATGTtagaaatggaaaaataatgaGAGTAGATGGCTTCCAATACCAGATGCAACAGCTTCCTCCGAAGTAGAATCTAGAAAATTCAAGTCAGGAAAGGCCCCGTCTTGCTGAACCTAACCAATTCTAGACAATTTAATCCAAATactatttcaaacaaaaacaatataattttaaagaagtgTTTATTTTCAGTATATCACCTCTCTTTCTAGCCTTGCATCATCAACAGGAATACCTCCAGCATTATTTGTAAGAGCTGCCTGCCCACAGGATATTGGATCTTGGGTCAAGAACATATCAGCAGAAGTTTCAGCTTGTGCGGCATCGCATACTCCAGGTGCTGCATTGTTGTCAGAGCTCAGACCTTCAAAGACAACAGCTTCGCCTCCGTTGTAGTCGGAAACAATAAGAGCTGGCATCTCTGAAATGTACAAAGTGATCACTAGAGAGAAAAGACTCCAATTAGATGTTACAACAGGTCAAAAACTTCTTATTACCTCACCTGTTCCATTTGAAGATTGACTTTGAAAATCATTGAGAGATTCCAAACCAGAAAGTACATCTGCATTCTACAAATACACAACTTGTCAAGAAATACTGGATAAATCAGCAATAGCAAATGAGAGAAACACTTTTGTTTTACCTGCCCAGCTGCCTTCTGAAAGGAAGAGAGCAAGTCTCCACAGCCATCAGAGGCCGTGACCTCAGAATGCAGAGCATTCTCAGagctctcattttctttaaagtgCTCAACTGTCCTGACAACTTCCGAGGCCGGTACAGAAGAAACAACAGGATCCAACAATTGGCTATCTTTATCTATAACGTCAACAGATGCAGTTCTTTCGTTTCTAGGTCTTGGTTTGGCTTTGGGTTGAAACCTACCACGTACTGTTAAAGGATTCAGTACCAAAACCATGACTGCAAATACAGATTTACAAATGCAAAGACTTATTTTCCTAAAACTGTTTAGTTTCCCAAGCAATCCTTACCATGGTTTACTGCAGGTCCAGATTCATCAGCAAAAAGGTCAGTATCCAAATCCATATAGCTTGTCTAACATCGACAGCATGACACTTATGAGAGGGAATAAACGAAACAGATCAGTGCAGTAAAACTCCTGAGAGATGGGGAAACCAAGAGCGGGTCAAGCGGTCAATATTAAGATTGAAAAATCAAAGGCTAATCCATATAAACTCAAAGTATATTCTAACTCAATATTGATAAACATACATGTCGCATCTTTCATAATTCCCTTCGTTTCTAGGTTCTCTTTTGTCATTCTTTTTGGAACCAACAATGTTGCATACTTAACTCGACAATGAAACCGTATTCAATAAACATTTGGAGCTTGTATTGATGTGTTGTGTGTGTTCTGGTTCTACATTAATAAGTAGTTCTAAAATGATGCGTTTCTACATTAAAGTTTCACATGCgctctaaaaaatattatatttataagtcCTCCAATGcaaatttaatccaaaaacacaaaatttctAACGGCGATTCTATCTTAATAATCCGAACAAAAccaaaaggccaaaaaaaatactgttttcaattgaaaacCGAAAACATATACACAGAAATTATCtgcaaagaaaagagaattAGAAAGGGAAGAAACTACCtctgcatcatcatcaacgTGGCTAGGGTTTTAAGTCTCACACCACAGAGGAGTTAGGGTTTTTTCGATTCTAGGGTTCGAGAAGGGGAAGGGGAGCGAGGTAAAGCGGTGACGTTTGAACCAGAACTAATCTAGTATTTTAAAACGATAACTACAATTGGATTACTTGGCCCAGTGGTGAGGAACGTGTGGGGAAAATAGCGAGGAAACTGCATGGTGTTCCTGCAAGCTGGGTTCGAATCTCAACTAGAACCACCCCCCAATTTATACTCATATTTCGCAATGTTTTTTGTTGGGGAAAGGGAAACTTCTATTCAGCCCCctataattaatgctaaaTGCAGTTTGACACTGTAAGATCAAAAACTTGCACAAGGGCCCCTTGCCCCGTTTAAAGTTTAAACGTCCGGTGCCAAGGCCAGGGTTATGTACACCTAaggaaagaaatgaaagttacaaagaatatgctaAGTATACTACTACGAAAGCTCTGGTAAAACGGGTCATCGGATTGTGTTTATGTTGTATCAGCTTTGTGTCGTGTTAAATTTAGGTCGATccaaacccgacccatttaataatcgtgtcaaaatattgagacccaaacccgatacgaaaaaataatcgggttacccaataactcgcttaatatctatatattaaataaaaattacatcaaatatttacatattaTCGTCATACATACGTATgcgcatacatacatacatccATACAtccacacatacatacataatttatcgatattataaaatatacatatctactaaaatattacacacactattgaggttttaattatatatatgtaaataatattatataccaatattacaaaatatacatgtctaccaatattttatacatttatattattaaagcTCTAAAtgtctttaaaattttataaataaaatattgtgtctatattcatcattttaaagaataaaaataaaaaagaaaatcatctctaatatttgagttttgatgacAATAatctgtaaattattttaaaatagaaaatataatcgggtaaatgggtcaagaattttaaccataacccgacacggaaaaaaattatgttgacccggacccgacccatttaataatcgtgttaaattcgACGACTCATacccatttattagtgtcgtGTTCATGTCAGATAATCGGattgtgtcaaattttattagctCTACTACTACAACCTTAAAAATAAGCATgtttactaaaaattaaaaataacaaattgaaTGAAACCATTACGGCTTGATCTAGTGGCTAGAGTCACTCCCTCACATTTAAGTAGTTTGAGGCCCTACAGACGTACTATAggggtttaatttaaatttcattccTCAAAGTTTCTTTTAGGAATGGAATtgatatttgagagggttatATCAAGAGAAATAGTctcctaaaaaaaataacaaattgaatgaagaaaataacTCAATGTTACAAAAAGAATCGTCACTGTTATATAATATTAGATAGTAAAATTTGCGAAGGCAGCAGCAGCGaaccaagaaataaaaaccTTGTGCAGCAATAACAGTGACGCCACTTGCAAGAAATTGTGACGGTGGGCCGGCGGCAGTACCAACAAAAGCGACCAAGCGGATTTGTACGGCGGCGCGTTTGGTAAACCGGGAATGGAATTTTGTTTTGGGCTAAGGTTTGCGCCGCATGCCACTCACTGTACTCGCCATGTACGTACATATTACATTCTGATATCTTAACGTGGGCCTAGCTTCTTTGTGTCCTTGGATCCAGACTCACGGTCGTGCTTTGGGCTTAGCCTCTTTCCAATCTGTTTGCACACGCGAAACTCGCTACCCCTCACAATTATAttgatttgtaaattttgaaCCATCTAAGAGCCAGATGGTGAATCACTTTATCTTTATtcattaggaaaaaaaaataaaaaattatttattggatttgaggtttatttattttattaaatttaaggatatttttgtaactataattttttatttttaaaattttataaaataaaatgatcttttaatttatttaaggttAAAATAGCATTTTTTTTGTGTCAAAGTAGTTAACTGATACAAGTTTAAAAACAAAGGTGGtgcaaaaaatataacaaaattttgtggTGATTAGACATACATATGACAAAACAAAGTTGGTGCAGAGATAATTTCATTGTATTTTTTGTACATTTTAATAGACTAACATCTTGTAAATACCTTGCTATTTATAatgacataattaattttctttcgatattaaaaaactcaaaactctttttctttttaaaggcATGTTGTTAGGAACCGCCATTCAGtggtaaatattaataatattttgcgcatttttaatttaatggcaaacaaattaacatcattaaatgttactttaaattttaacacgTATCATCGGATCACATGAAATCGATAGTTCAAAATTTAtcgtaaaaaaattaagtaacaTGTTAAAAcgcaaaaaatatattaaaatattttgtgcaTTTTAATACACTAACATTCAGAAAATAATGGAggatattttaacttaaattttttactaaaaatgtTAACACAAATTTTATGCTATCGATATCATGTGATCCAATGATAcgtgttaaaatttaaagtaagaTGTTAATTTGTCTGTCATTAAATTATGTGACACACCATATTCCTCTTTCGCCTTGACGTTTATCACCTAACTACAGAGCGAACCATAATTCTTCTAATAGAACCAAATGGTTCGACTTATTGAAGAATATCTAAGTGGGGTATTTTCAAATTGTTTCATGACCCACCACTTGCTTAGTTAAGTTCATTTGGTCCCAAAAGGAATTATCGAAATATTATCAACTTTCAATgtccaaaaatcaaaatttcaccGACTTAGCCACTAATGGTTTCCTTCACAAGGAAGGCAAGTTCCATTTTGAGGGATCAAAAAAAGGTTCAGTTCGATGGACCAAACCACAAATTGAGAAACTTATACACAAATgactaataaaaaaaggacTCAATTTCTATGGTGAAAATGATGGGACTGTGAGACTTTACTTTgtacatcattttcttttcctttacaAAATTTTCCATAGATTAAAGCAATGTTTACTTTTGTGCTACTAAAGTAATTTGCATGTATTAAACTAAGAATTGTTTCTTGCCTTTAGAAAAAGAGATCGGCATGGAAAATGTGCGTCTCTTTCACTTGTATGTTTACTTGTCTGGCTGCTAATCATACTAgtgaaaatgggaaaaaaaaatacttaaatggGACCATTTCAATAGGaccatttaataaaatcataaattcatgCTAAGAGGGTTTACTTTTTATTCCCACGTTATAATTATCAATACCATGATCAATCAATTTCAAGGAAGAAATGTATCGGAAGATTTCATTGGATAGATTTATAGATAATGTGAAATTCATAGACAATGTGATACATATGTGTCCACTTTCTCccctttaataaaaaaaaaactcatgttCGGTAAAAACCAACAAATGCATAATCTTAAATTATGCTAGTCTTAGGCGCAACCAAGCTTGTTTTCTTTAGTGGGGATATTAAATAGATGGTGCTGCCaagggacaaaaaaaaaattgaaaaaaaaaacaataaaaccgTGAAATTTGGAGGGTTTAATACTGTtgtcataaatatttttatacttggACTGATAAATTTTGGATCAATGGGCATGGCCCTGTTATTTGACTATACTTTTTGAAAAAGTAGTAGTCAATTTGTGCAAAGAAACTTCTctaacttatatatataagtatgGTAGAGTTACCGGTTACGAGTACAAGGGATTAAAAGGCTGCTGGCTTAGCAAAGAGTTGGTGAATACTTGGGAACCTTCGTAGTTGTACACACGCACAGATAGCTAGATATATATGTAGGATCATGctacggtgcaactgtggcaccgtATCACAGTTGCATCTAGCCGTTGGATATAGTTAGATTAGTGGGGTCCACTGACATCCAACGGCtagatgcaactgtggcacggtgccacagttgcacctaaGGTTTGtccatatatgtatatatatagaagaTAAAACCTCGTCTAttccttatattttgaagttaatcTCTGGGGTCAGGCTAcagtgcaactgtggtaccgtgtcACAGTTGCACCGTGTCACAGTTGCACCAGCCGTTGGATTCACTCAAATAAGTGGAGTCTACTTGAATAAGTGGGAATCCAACGGTtgggtgcaactgtggcacggtaccacagttgcaccacagTTTTATCCTAATCTCtgtttagtttttatattttcaaaaatatcttaaaatatttttgttgttaaattattgatatccatattgttactttttttttcttttaacttgtttttataatattactctcttgcaatcttttttttacattaattagaagaaaaatattaaattactaatttaaccctaaaaataaaattaaatgaaaaaagaatatatattaatttttgtgaaagctCACGTATGTCCTAACAAATGAATGccgtaaaaaatttaaattaccaatttttggatattaataaaaaatctatatattaACTCCTCGACAAAGTGTTCTACATAAATTAATctatattctttttgtttttattttatttttggagttaaatttgtaatttaattttttttccttttgttaatgtctaaaaaattcattattgtaagagagtaatattataaaaacaagctaaaaagaacaaaaagtaaCAAGAAAAGTGTCAATGTTTTAGCGGCAGGGctgttttaatatatttttaaaaatataaaaattaaatgagtactaatattaaaatataaggattaaaCGGGATTTTAcatacacacacgcacacgCACATGCACACgcacaacacacacacacaaacacacagaTATTCTGATATGAGGCaaaatatgtttaaaaaaaaattccttcataaatgaataaatgttTAATGAAAGTCTCTAAAAGTATTTGTCCatatattattgtaaacttTTAGAGGATGACTAAATCTTTACCATTCATTACTTCatttatatgtaatttaaGGGCTCATAAagtatgtaaaaaataaaaatataattttaagagGCCACTAATCCACctccataaaaattattttcagaaCAGTAGGATCAAGAGAAAGCTTAGACCCGACATGAATTGTAATGGTTAATAGGGCAGGCAAGAAATAGTATGCTGTCCAATTTACAGCTAAATGAATTATATAGACctatttgatataaatatacaaaacTATGTTTCCTcctaagaaaaatatattaaaatacagGGATCCAGATATTATTATCCCCTTCCAATTTCCAAAATTGCCTCAATGCCACATTTCAGCGACAgaagcaaataaataaaattaatattttgcttccgggaggaaaaaaaaaggaaaaaggaaaagggtaTCTCAGAATCTAGAGacttaaaagacaaaaagccCAAGAAAACTTTACACTTCCCAGGAAAATCCAGGGTTATTTTGGACAATTGGAAGGGTCAATGATGAAGTGAGAGGATCTCGGAGAGAGCCCCAAAGGTGTAATAAATGATGACACCTACATCCCTAGAGTTTTGCTTTTTTCCAGGTGATTCGTGTCAGATTATCAACAGTGGTTTGTGGCACATTCATAATCTCGTAACAAAAGTAACAAATAATTAACGCAACaaccacaaaaaaatttaaaaaaaattacagttattattattatttttttttttttgggggggtgATTTGGGGAAGTGTGATTTTATTGTTCTGCGTCACATGTATCAATTAGTTATCACACACATCTCAAAATGTACACAACGTAGCCACCCTAAACGGGAGTAACGGGAGCTTTTGCCTCCtcataaagaaagaaatataaaaacaaaatgtttCGTACAAAATATCatgtttaaggatgagtagtgatacagccacaaactcttgtataaatttattttgtataaattgatgtggcattaattcattggttgaatgaaaatataaattaataaaaataaatcatgtgggtcaagtgatatttaattcaaccaattttatcatgccacatcagtttgtacaaaataagtttgtacaaaataagtttgtacaagagtttgtggctgtatcattattCAATAACGAAATTAAGAGTAAcctagtaaaatataaatttttacaaagatataataataaagtgttTACTCAATATGGATCTTGCATTCATggattattttataatgtttgaagtagttaaataataataacctatCGAGATTAAGAGGTTTGAATgacattgttattattattattatttggatgAAAAATTGAGGACCACGGTTAGGTGTCTCCTTGCACACTTAATCACACTCTCATCATTACAAACAAAAGACATGGGGTCATGAGCAAGAGACCTGAATTGAGCCAACCGATGAGCAAGAAAGATGACATTTAAACTGAACCAACCGAAAAAGAGACTCAGTCAAAACCAGCTCTCAAATTCTCTTCGAAAAATCAGGGATTAAGCCTGATTTATAAGCGATAAAGGATTATAATCTCTATAAAACCCTCAAAGAGTCCAAATCTTTTCTCGCCgactcttcttcttcatttactttttattttaagaaaagaggaattttttattcttatttgtcTATCTTTGCAACAACTAAACATTATAGTCTTTTAGTAAAGCCATAAATTGACTTAACCGTTGGAGGACTGAGCTAAAAAAACTTCCAACATCCTTAACTAATTTCTGTGATTGCAACTGTTCATGAAGAAGGATGAACTCATGGTCCCTGATTTCTGCTCAAATTATTGACATTGGTGAAACTATGTCCCTctgtaaataaattcaaatgctaGGGTGGTGACATCTAGTTGCTAGCCTACGCACCACCTCAACCATATCTTggcatcaacaacaacaataataataataataattattattatttggctgTAAGTAAATGGTGGGAATCGTACTCACAAAATTCCAACACTAGGTAGACGAAAGAAATCTTTTTAGGGGGCAGACATCATTTCCATCCCTACGGAtgtaaaaattctaataacattttatatttcgggaaaaaaaaaagaagatttatGCGTAAATTCGACTCTCTCCTTTACTTCAATATTCTCTTTTTCAGTTCCATCAATTTTCTCCCCTCTACCATAATATCTTCGCTTGTTGATACTTCTTTACTTGATGGCGAGAGATATTTTATCAGAAAGGGtaatgaaagaaaatccaTTAAAAGAAGAACCGAAAATAGAAAGCTTGGTGGTTCCCTTTATTTGTTGCGTCAATCTCATTCTCTTTTG
This window of the Citrus sinensis cultivar Valencia sweet orange chromosome 8, DVS_A1.0, whole genome shotgun sequence genome carries:
- the LOC102613204 gene encoding uncharacterized protein LOC102613204 isoform X6, which codes for MDLDTDLFADESGPAVNHVRGRFQPKAKPRPRNERTASVDVIDKDSQLLDPVVSSVPASEVVRTVEHFKENESSENALHSEVTASDGCGDLLSSFQKAAGQNADVLSGLESLNDFQSQSSNGTEMPALIVSDYNGGEAVVFEGLSSDNNAAPGVCDAAQAETSADMFLTQDPISCGQAALTNNAGGIPVDDARLEREQDGAFPDLNFLDSTSEEAVASGQRAAKYKPRPQFMSEGSIPASVPEDCFDYSSIDLDGTTPPDPTSSEFPVNEELTNFAETSFTDAAASGDMQHEDFPATTESQSAMGKETKASTVLSLSQRLIESSQAGKETEVGKLLRQLRKGVVVPELVDEPDNEARNDGSFSAEPPSNAVDEDEGDVGGNSAEKTSEKKRAPRKSKETVSENGKTVRKRKKANEASDTDKNPPKKFSHSTRRKRRIVNKELLQTPEDEIDPQKVPMKDLILLAEYKERLASKEAKATGTPLKNQSAEHSSREEDYHNEDETFASEQDNGSFGDPATDRVQPRVHFFNYQSFMKKTPTVRWSKQETELFYEAIRQFGTDLSMIQQLFPGRTRQQVKLKYKKEEREHPLRLTEALTNRAKDHSHFEKVIEQLQQFAAQAAQDAKEDDSASMIDEDLEELNPQYNDKAEKVEQDQNAEADVNEVHSPMKDDENADDYDDIWNSYKSEF
- the LOC102613204 gene encoding transcription factor TFIIIB component B'' isoform X9 → MPALIVSDYNGGEAVVFEGLSSDNNAAPGVCDAAQAETSADMFLTQDPISCGQAALTNNAGGIPVDDARLEREVQQDGAFPDLNFLDSTSEEAVASGQRAAKYKPRPQVRTESEKFNISSVPHPDAVESVMHSPNAQFVSSGSQFMSEGSIPASVPEDCFDYSSIDLDGTTPPDPTSSEFPVNEELTNFAETSFTDAAASGDMQHEDFPATTESQSAMGKETKASTVLSLSQRLIESSQAGKETEVGKLLRQLRKGVVVPELVDEPDNEARNDGSFSAEPPSNAVDEDEGDVGGNSAEKTSEKKRAPRKSKETVSENGKTVRKRKKANEASDTDKNPPKKFSHSTRRKRRIVNKELLQTPEDEIDPQKVPMKDLILLAEYKERLASKEAKATGTPLKNQSAEHSSREEDYHNEDETFASEQDNGSFGDPATDRVQPRVHFFNYQSFMKKTPTVRWSKQETELFYEAIRQFGTDLSMIQQLFPGRTRQQVKLKYKKEEREHPLRLTEALTNRAKDHSHFEKVIEQLQQFAAQAAQDAKEDDSASMIDEDLEELNPQYNDKAEKVEQDQNAEADVNEVHSPMKDDENADDYDDIWNSYKSEF
- the LOC102613204 gene encoding uncharacterized protein LOC102613204 isoform X2, which encodes MDLDTDLFADESGPAVNHVRGRFQPKAKPRPRNERTASVDVIDKDSQLLDPVVSSVPASEVVRTVEHFKENESSENALHSEVTASDGCGDLLSSFQKAAGQNADVLSGLESLNDFQSQSSNGTEMPALIVSDYNGGEAVVFEGLSSDNNAAPGVCDAAQAETSADMFLTQDPISCGQAALTNNAGGIPVDDARLEREQDGAFPDLNFLDSTSEEAVASGQRAAKYKPRPQVRTESEKFNISSVPHPDAVESVMHSPNAQFVSSGSQFMSEGSIPASVPEDCFDYSSIDLDGTTPPDPTSSEFPVNEELTNFAETSFTDAAASGDMQHEDFPATTESQSAMGKETKASTVLSLSQRLIESSQAGKETEVGKLLRQLRKGVVVPELVDEPDNEARNDGSFSAEPPSNAVDEDEGDVGGNSAEKTSEKKRAPRKSKETVSENGKTVRKRKKANEASDTDKNPPKKFSHSTRRKRRIVNKELLQTPEDEIDPQKVPMKDLILLAEYKERLASKEAKATGTPLKNQSAEHSSREEDYHNEDETFASEQDNGSFGDPATDRVQPRVHFFNYQSFMKKTPTVRWSKQETELFYEAIRQFGTDLSMIQQLFPGRTRQQVKLKYKKEEREHPLRLTEALTNRAKDHSHFEKVIEQLQQFAAQAAQDAKEDDSASMIDEDLEELNPQYNDKAEKVEQDQNAEADVNEVHSPMKDDENADDYDDIWNSYKSEF
- the LOC102613204 gene encoding uncharacterized protein LOC102613204 isoform X1 → MDLDTDLFADESGPAVNHVRGRFQPKAKPRPRNERTASVDVIDKDSQLLDPVVSSVPASEVVRTVEHFKENESSENALHSEVTASDGCGDLLSSFQKAAGQNADVLSGLESLNDFQSQSSNGTEMPALIVSDYNGGEAVVFEGLSSDNNAAPGVCDAAQAETSADMFLTQDPISCGQAALTNNAGGIPVDDARLEREVQQDGAFPDLNFLDSTSEEAVASGQRAAKYKPRPQVRTESEKFNISSVPHPDAVESVMHSPNAQFVSSGSQFMSEGSIPASVPEDCFDYSSIDLDGTTPPDPTSSEFPVNEELTNFAETSFTDAAASGDMQHEDFPATTESQSAMGKETKASTVLSLSQRLIESSQAGKETEVGKLLRQLRKGVVVPELVDEPDNEARNDGSFSAEPPSNAVDEDEGDVGGNSAEKTSEKKRAPRKSKETVSENGKTVRKRKKANEASDTDKNPPKKFSHSTRRKRRIVNKELLQTPEDEIDPQKVPMKDLILLAEYKERLASKEAKATGTPLKNQSAEHSSREEDYHNEDETFASEQDNGSFGDPATDRVQPRVHFFNYQSFMKKTPTVRWSKQETELFYEAIRQFGTDLSMIQQLFPGRTRQQVKLKYKKEEREHPLRLTEALTNRAKDHSHFEKVIEQLQQFAAQAAQDAKEDDSASMIDEDLEELNPQYNDKAEKVEQDQNAEADVNEVHSPMKDDENADDYDDIWNSYKSEF